One Helianthus annuus cultivar XRQ/B chromosome 12, HanXRQr2.0-SUNRISE, whole genome shotgun sequence genomic region harbors:
- the LOC110893179 gene encoding protein FAR1-RELATED SEQUENCE 2-like, with the protein MAFNVDSVRQKYENGFWKVYKFVEEHNHELVERPDKHFLPTERHLTQLQKHVIHSMSKLNLGPVKAFNVRKTCFGGFEDVGARKVEFKNYKRYSMVFVPFTGIDNHHCNVTFGAALLASETDDTYIWLLRVFLKAVGSQPKVVVTDQDPAMKKAISAVFVDMRHRLCMWHVMHKLSLKVDVRLCNSTNFKERICGVVWTDILTPEEFESEWEMVIAEFNLEDND; encoded by the exons ATGGCGTTTAACGTGGATTCTGTTCGACAAA AATATGAGAATGGTTTTTGGAAGGTGTATAAGTTTGTCGAGGAGCACAATCATGAACTTGTTGAACGTCCTGATAAGCATTTTCTTCCAACTGAACGACACCTCACTCAGCTCCAGAAGCATGTTATACACAGCATGTCTAAGCTGAATTTGGGTCCTGTCAAGGCGTTTAATGTTAGGAAGACTTGTTTTGGCGGTTTTGAAGACGTGGGCGCAAGAAAAGTTGAATTTAAGAACTATAAGAG ATACTCTATGGTGTTTGTACCGTTCACTGGTATAGACAATCATCACTGCAATGTTACATTTGGTGCAGCATTGTTGGCGTCGGAAACTGATGATACGTATATCTGGTTGTTAAGAGTTTTTCTTAAAGCTGTTGGTtctcaaccaaaagttgttgtcactGACCAAGATCCAGCGATGAAGAAGGCTATTTCTGCTGTATTTGTTGACATGAGGCATCGGTTATGCATGTGGCATGTGATGCATAAACTTTCTCTGAAG GTTGATGTTAGGCTATGCAATTCCACCAATTTTAAAGAACGTATCTGTGGTGTTGTGTGGACGGATATTCTCACACCTGAAGAGTTTGAATCAGAATGGGAAATGGTTATTGCAGAATTCAATTTAGAAGATAATGACTAG